One part of the Oryzias melastigma strain HK-1 linkage group LG21, ASM292280v2, whole genome shotgun sequence genome encodes these proteins:
- the tyw5 gene encoding tRNA wybutosine-synthesizing protein 5 isoform X1, translating to MEQQEIKSVSIFTGVDREKFLQEIYPERRPAVLRGVPLGPCQQLWTTEYLAQQGGDKEVKIHVSTVPQMDFLRKNFVYRTLPFNEFVKRASEKKHSDFFLCEEESYYLRSLGEDVRKEPADLRKQFPNLAEDFLIPPFFEPDQFFSSVFRISSCGLQLWTHYDVMDNLLAQVSGTKRVVLFSPQDALHLYLSGDKSEVLDVDHPDLQRFPDFVRAGRHECELQPGDLLFIPALWFHNTLALQFGVGVNVFWRHLPADSYDRKDPYGNKDPQAAARALQALDRGLHALEELPADYRDFYGRRMIQRIQQRALCSRLGGTHDQEDVALSSKPG from the exons CGCCGGCCAGCCGTCCTCAGAGGAGTTCCTCTGGGCCCGTGTCAGCAGCTCTGGACCACTGAATATCTTGCACAGCAAGGAGGAGACAAGGAGGTGAAGATCCACGTCTCCACGGTGCCACAAATGGACTTTCTGCGTAAAAACTTTGTGTATAG GACTCTGCCGTTTAACGAGTTTGTGAAAAGAGCTTCTGAGAAAAAGCACTCCGACTTCTTTCTGTGTGAG GAGGAAAGTTATTACCTTCGGTCTCTGGGAGAAGACGTCAGAAAG GAACCTGCTGATCTGAGGAAGCAGTTCCCAAACCTGGCGGAGGATTTTCTCATCCCTCCCTTCTTCGAGCCGGATCAGTTCTTCTCCAGCGTTTTCCGGATCAGCTCCTGCGGCCTGCAGCTGTGGACGCATTACGAC gtgatGGACAACCTGCTGGCTCAGGTGAGCGGGACCAAGAGGGTGGTTCTGTTCAGCCCCCAGGATGCTTTGCACCTCTACCTGTCCG GGGATAAGTCTGAGGTTCTGGACGTCGACCATCCCGACCTGCAGAGGTTCCCGGACTTCGTCAGAGCGGGTCGGCACGAGTGCGAGCTGCAGCCTGGAGATCTGCTCTTCATCCCCG CCCTGTGGTTCCACAACACGCTCGCCCTGCAGTTTGGCGTGGGCGTCAACGTGTTCTGGCGCCACCTGCCTGCGGACAGCTACGACAGGAAGGACCCGTACGGGAACAAAGACCCGCAGGCCGCGGCCCGAGCGTTGCAGGCACTGGACAGAGGGCTGCACGCTCTGGAGGAGCTGCCCGCAGACTACCGGGACTTCTACGGCCGCAGGATGATCCAGCGcatccagcagagggcgctctGCAGCAGACTAGGAGGGACACACGACCAGGAGGACGTTGCGTTATCCAGCAAACCTGGATAA
- the tyw5 gene encoding tRNA wybutosine-synthesizing protein 5 isoform X2, with translation MEQQEIKSVSIFTGVDREKFLQEIYPERRPAVLRGVPLGPCQQLWTTEYLAQQGGDKEVKIHVSTVPQMDFLRKNFVYRTLPFNEFVKRASEKKHSDFFLCEEESYYLRSLGEDVRKEPADLRKQFPNLAEDFLIPPFFEPDQFFSSVFRISSCGLQLWTHYDVMDNLLAQGISLRFWTSTIPTCRGSRTSSERVGTSASCSLEICSSSPPCGSTTRSPCSLAWASTCSGATCLRTATTGRTRTGTKTRRPRPERCRHWTEGCTLWRSCPQTTGTSTAAG, from the exons CGCCGGCCAGCCGTCCTCAGAGGAGTTCCTCTGGGCCCGTGTCAGCAGCTCTGGACCACTGAATATCTTGCACAGCAAGGAGGAGACAAGGAGGTGAAGATCCACGTCTCCACGGTGCCACAAATGGACTTTCTGCGTAAAAACTTTGTGTATAG GACTCTGCCGTTTAACGAGTTTGTGAAAAGAGCTTCTGAGAAAAAGCACTCCGACTTCTTTCTGTGTGAG GAGGAAAGTTATTACCTTCGGTCTCTGGGAGAAGACGTCAGAAAG GAACCTGCTGATCTGAGGAAGCAGTTCCCAAACCTGGCGGAGGATTTTCTCATCCCTCCCTTCTTCGAGCCGGATCAGTTCTTCTCCAGCGTTTTCCGGATCAGCTCCTGCGGCCTGCAGCTGTGGACGCATTACGAC gtgatGGACAACCTGCTGGCTCAG GGGATAAGTCTGAGGTTCTGGACGTCGACCATCCCGACCTGCAGAGGTTCCCGGACTTCGTCAGAGCGGGTCGGCACGAGTGCGAGCTGCAGCCTGGAGATCTGCTCTTCATCCCCG CCCTGTGGTTCCACAACACGCTCGCCCTGCAGTTTGGCGTGGGCGTCAACGTGTTCTGGCGCCACCTGCCTGCGGACAGCTACGACAGGAAGGACCCGTACGGGAACAAAGACCCGCAGGCCGCGGCCCGAGCGTTGCAGGCACTGGACAGAGGGCTGCACGCTCTGGAGGAGCTGCCCGCAGACTACCGGGACTTCTACGGCCGCAGGATGA